Below is a window of Neodiprion virginianus isolate iyNeoVirg1 chromosome 4, iyNeoVirg1.1, whole genome shotgun sequence DNA.
atcacaaaatgaaatacaattctcgctactcttcaccggcgacggagacagtggacactttgatgtcttgcagatccaaaataaaattcagaaagtgagtaataagtatgaaaagtaacaatcaaataataagtaaatctaaatatatcaccaaacagtcaaaaggacagccaggatttacgatgacaatggagaaagaaggagtttcaagcagcagacaaggcgatgaagatggtggatggtcggaagtatcacaaaagaaagaggaaaataaaattgtaagtgagAAGAACGAAATAAGCCATaaaataatatccatcaaatattcgtataactaggtgagaggacgaccaggatcgatgttgacgacaagagaaagaggtggagaaaaaattaatataaagaaggtgattttggagaataaccggcagagcggtagtaaaaataattcaacgaagggTGTAGAAGAATTGGAAGAATCGATTGTGATgattgatttggaaaataaatcaagaggacgaccaaccAATGTGATGGAcatagaagagcgaaaaattagacgacggGAACAGCGGCGAAAATATAgggaagcgaacaaaaaatatcatactggcttttcaaccaacgaacagaaaggaggagtttcaaccagcagacaaggcgatggaGACGGTGGATGGTCAGacgtatcacaaaagaaaaaggaaaataaaattgtaagtgcgaataaccaaataagccagagaataataataaacaaatattcctataaccaggcaagaggacgaccaggatctaTATTAACCACAAAAGAAAGACGTGTTTTgcggagtgaacagcaacgcaaatatagagaaaaaaataatataaagaaggtgattttggagaataacgggcagagcggtagcaaaaataattcagcaagtcaaggagatagatcgatatcaatagagaaggaacaccaattttcaaccaacgaatggaagcttagattgatgaaaaaaagaaaagcaagcatagaaggaattgaagtggatAGCAAGAGACAACGAGATGAAACGACAGACGAAAACGTGTGTCGACGACTTATAAGCAAGAATAACGTGTCGGAAATTCATGTTTGTGATGAAATATTAAGTGACAGTGATACGTTGAAATCGATGGAGAAGGAACTGTGTGTATTCGGCCAAACAATAGAAGATAGCAGAGACAGGTTGGAATTAGACAGAAACAGAGAACGAGTAGAAGCAATGAACAGTGAATCAATCATTGCTGAGCATCGTTACAACGGGGATATTGAAAAAGGCACTTTTAAAACTGCAGAACAACTACACATGGGTGAAATGAACGTAAAATGTAAACATTGCAATGCAGAAAGGTTCAAATATGAAACAGGAAGGGTGGCAAATAATTGCTGTCATGGAGGAAAAATAACATTACCACCATTAACGGAATATCCTGATGTACTTCAACGTCTGCGAGAAGGGAATGACGAAGTATCAAGACACTTCAGACAACATATACGATCATATAATGACGCGTTTGCGTTTGCATCATTTAATTGTACCGTGGCAGATCTGGGGAATTCAGGACCAtatgtgatgaaaataatcggGGATGTGAGTTACAAAATATCTACAAGTTTAGAGACCGCAAACAATAACCGACCAAGATATGGACAAATTTACATCTACGACGTACAAACTCAGCTAGCGCTGAGAGAAAATGATGCAAGAAGAGCAAATCTGTTAGAAATTATTGGTAGACTGATAATAGATATCAATCCTTATGCagcaaattttaaaacaacgtACGAGCGATTTGTTAAGGGAGAAAGCCTGGTGAGATTAAACTTTATAGCACTCAAGGAAGACGATAGAGGGCGGTACAATGCGCCAACTTGTGGTGAGCCAGCAGCTCTGATCGTTTCAGATGACGGGGCAGTATCTGAAAATATAGAAGTACAAGTATTTCCAAAACAAGACCGTGCAGTTGGATATGTGCCGAGATATTCGCATCACGTTGATCCAATGACTTTTCCATTACTATTTCCGAGCGGTGATTTAGGATGGAGCTATAATATGAAACACGTAGGAACAAACAAGAAAATCTCTCCTGTTCAATACTATGGACATCGATTGGCCTTACGTCGAGGCGAAGCACAGAATCAGTTTTTGCGGAGCGGACGATTGACACAACACTATGTGATTCACGCATATCTCAAAATTGAATCGCAgcgtttattgtttttaagaAATAATCAGAAGCAATTGCGTGTAGAATGTTACAAAGGAATCACTGATCACATATCAAATAGTGAAGCGAATACGTCGGACCGAACAAGACTTGGGAACCAAATGATTTTACCATCATCATTTTCCGGCAGCATGCGACATATGCAACAGCAGTACCAAGATGCAATGGCAATAACAAGGAAAGTTGGACGACCGGATTTATTCATTACAATGACATGTAATCCTAAGTGGCCGGAAATATGTACGGTATTAAAAGATTTTCCTACAGGTACCACTGTAAACGACATTCCAACAATAGCTTGTCGAATATTCAACATGCGGCTACAACAGGCACTAAAGGAAATCGAAAGCGGTTCAGTATTTGGAAAGATTGAAGGATACGTATACACagttgaatttcagaaaagaGGCTTACCGCATGCTCACATACTATTTATCTTAAATAACAATGACAAACTTTTGACTCCAGAAGCAATTGACAGTTTTATATCTGCAGAAATACCATACAAACGAATACATCAACAACTATATCAATCTGTCACATCACACATGCTACACGGCCCTCACACATCCAAAATACCATGCTGGAATTCGGTAACAAAGTCATGCTCaaagaaatttccgaaagaCTTAGTGGAAAATACTGATATAAGCGGTGGCGGTTTTCCAAAGTATCGCGGACGAAAAAATACAGACATAAACTATTACCGCAACCGCGTGGAAGGAAGAAATATCCAAGTAGACAACAGCATGGTTGTGCCTCACAATCCATACCTACTTGCAAAGTACGACTGCCACATGAACGTAGAATATTGTGCGTCAATAATGGCTATTAAGTATGTCTTCAAGTACATCCACAAGGGACATGATCGTGCAAGAGTACAGATAACTGATTCAAACAGCGAGAGTGATGGTCAGCCAATAATCAACGAAATACAGGATTATGTAGATTCGCGTTACGTAGGACCGATGGAAGCAGCTTGGCGTATACTAGAACTGCCAATGCATGGACGAAGTCATGCCGTCACACGCTTACCTGTACACCTACCGGGGCAGCAATACGCAACGTTTGAGGAAGGTAGAGAAGTCGAAGCCgctacaaatgaaaaaaagtggaGAACCCATCTTATTGCATGGTTTGAATTGAACAGCATAGATGAAATGGCAAGAAATATAACTTACGCGAACACGCCAGATTACTATTCGTTTCAAGAAGCAAcaaaaacgtggaaaaaaagaaaatatgcatGTAAAGTAGTTAGTAGAATGACAAATGTTTCACCAAGGGATTCCGAAAGATTTCACCTCAAACTAATCCTTGGACATGCGACAAATGCAAGGAGTTTTATAGATTTACGCACTGTAAACGGGAAAGAATGGAATACATTTAGAGAGGCTGCAGTGGATATGGGTTTAACTGCGACAAATGACGAAGCTTTCAAAATATTCGACGAAGCTGTTTCAATACTTATGCCGAAACGGTTACGTCATTTTTTTGTGTGGTATTTAATCGGTGAAATGCCATCGAACGTGATAGATTTATGGAATACTTACAAGAAAGCACTATCTGAAGACTTCGTGGATCAGCATGAAAATAGAGCACTATGTGCAATTGAGCATCTTCTCAGAGCTGAGGCAAGATCATGTGCAGATTTTTACTTACCAATACCGgagataattttcgaaaatgaagcGGACGAAATAACAGTGGAAAATATAGAAACCTTTGCAAAGAAAGGCAATGAACTGGTGAAGCAATTAAACAACgatcagaaaataatttatacgcaAATTGTTGATAATATTATGGATGACAAAAGTACTGATAGAAAGCGAGAAAAATGCTTTTACATCGATGGATCAGGAGGAAcaggaaaaacatttttatacaacgcATTGTACTACAtgttgaaatctgaaaaaaaaaatgttgcatgTGTTGCTTGGACAGGTATAGCAGCCATCTTACTACCATATGGCACAACCGCGCACAAAACATTTGGATTACCATTGACACTGCAAAAGGAAGgaacaattttcacaaatgcaacgatgaagaaaaaaatacaaagtatAGATGTATTTATATGGGACGAATGTTCGATGATACCGAAAATTGCTTTAGAATTGATCGACAGAACGTTAAAAGATATAATGGAAGACGCATCACCGTTTGGTGGGAAGACTATAATACTAGGTGGAGACTTCAGACAAGTTTTACCCATTGTGAAACGAGGAGGTAAACAACAAATAATAGAGGAAACAATTAAATACTCTACACTTTGgagtatatttgaaaaattaagcttgaaaaaaaatatgcgagCAAAGGAGGATGCAGCAAAGTTTTCAGAGTGGTTACTTAATATAGGTAATGGAGAAGTGGAGTTGTTTGTACCAGAGAAAGAAATACAAAGCAACAATTTAATAGACGATTTATATCCAAGAAATTTGCCACTTGATGAATTAACAAACAGAGCCATCTTAGCTCCATTGAATGTCGAAGTTAATCAGTTAAATACAGAGATACTACGCAGAATGGATGGCAATATATTCGAATCAAAAAACATAGATTACGCAACATTACAAGGAATTGATACTGCAGATGCAGCACTTGACGAAGAAGCTATTCTGCGATATCCGATGGAGTATTTAAATGGATTAACGCCATCAAGTTTACCACCACACAATCTACAGCTGAAAGTCGGAGCAATTGTAATGTCATTGCGAAATTTATCAATATCAGATGGTTTATGCAATGGAACACGGTTAGTtgtaagagaaattcactctAGAATTTTGATTGGTGAACTTCTAATCGGAGAGCGAAAAGGGCAAATAGTAGAAATACCAAGAATGAAATTAGATACGCGGGGAGACACAGATATGCCATTTATCCTCCATAGGCGACAGTTTCCAGTCAGGTTGGCATTTGCAATAACTATAAATAAATCACAAGGACAAAGTTTTGACCACGTGGGAATATTCATTGACCGACCAATCTTTGGACATGGTCAACTCTACGTTGCATTGTCACGATGCAGGTCGAAgaaaggtataaaaattcaactgaaaaaaaatgaaaatgcaatAAAGAACATTGTGTACAaggaaattattgaataaatactGCATAATGTATATTCATCAAGGTCACAAACGAACAAATAAACATGGATGAACTTAAAAGAAGAATGCACAGGAGGTGATAGGAGTTCGAGAGGCCGAGGGGTTGACCCCCTCTACTAACTCCACCGGGACCTCAtacgaagaaggaaaaaaaagtactgtatagaggagaaaagaagcgaaagtgaaagaaaaaggaggagaGAATACAAATGAAAGGAATACAAAATCAGCAACGAAAGGAAAACCAGcaagaatataaaaatcactgaaaaaatgaacaacagagaaaagagaaagaaaagccAAGAGGAGCAAGAAGATGCAAAAATAGGTAGCAGCATAAAACGATaaagaggaaataaagcacAACGTATGGAAATTTAAACAATCGCGATTTGTAATTGGATGTTCAAATACATAAATCATTTCCACTAagtattttcttattttgtgaTTATTCAGATGTAAATTCACACGTGTCGGTCATTTGGTGAAAAAGCCGCAACGCATACAATGAAATAgaaacttgtgaaaaaataaaagttagcCTATGAAATTAGGAAACAAATAGTAAGATTAGAAAAAAGATATAAGGATGTATTGACTGAGTtgaaggtgagaaaaaaatgtaaattatcagaaataaaaaaatgataaaagtacaaatttgttgatgtaaaattgcaaatatttctACGATATTCATACCATATTAAATTTCtagataaataaaagaaatatataagtacatatctattatacctatacatgcaacaacaaaattaattacaaataattatattccgACATTTGACAGTTCAAATGAAACACCGTAGCTAataaaaagaagcaaaaaaataagaataggTGAGCGCTACCCAGTTTAgtgatattttgttttgtaaaCAGATAAATTAAATCAAACATGCCGAACAAAGTAAGTATATCATTGGaaatatgaatgaataaatagcAAAGTAAGCAgtatgataaaattaatgaaaatttctcgaaacAGGACAGCGACGATGTTTTGCAGCGGTCGAGCGAGAAAATACCAGGTGAAGCATAtcgatataatataatagtaTGTAAATCCAAATTCAACTCGGCAGACCAAAGAGCCGGACGCTTTTTGAGAATCATTACCAGTGAATTCTACAGCTGGCcattaaaaatggaaaaataattacttatatACAATCATTTgtcaaagaaagaaaaaaatatcgacattTGAAAATACAGTCAAACACGTATGAATCCCTAAGCAAATAATTTAACGCCTATTTTACCAAAACAAGATGACGGATTAGATGATCTGCTGTGcgcagcagcagaagcagcagaGGAGGAGCTGTTGCTTGAGACGAACGACGAAGAGTGGTCCGTCTATGTAtggtaaatgaaaattatacaaggaaatgtaaagaaaatgataaaaaattcatcattccaCAGCAAAAACATCCCGAAGTCCCAAAAACGAAAGAGGTCAACTTCGAactaaatttcaagtaaaaaatgtaaaataaatttatttgaaaagaaaaaaggattgatatcaattatttgtacatTATAAACCAGACACAGTATATCTATATGTAAAGCCTATCcaacacaaaactcgattcaagagaagaagtttctagaaagaaacaaaactcatggaaaaacaaaagaccaATACAAAACAAACAACTTCGATTATTGAAGACATCAGTTCGTTGTTGTTCTCCGGCCGGCACGCACGCCGGCCGGGGCCTATCCTATACTCCCCAACTCCTCAAATCCTCGACTAATCAATTACACAATTGCACAACTCTTCAATTCCCTCAAGAGCCCTTCTAAATATTGGTCAATAATGTGTGCAACAACTCGACATCgttcaaagaaaaatgataatcgaCTGAGAGCCCGAAGGAGGTACGTGACCAGGACTCCGTATTCACAGCTCAACATCAGTCCGCACAATGGGATCTCAACGGTCCAAGGAGCTGCGCCCGCATCTTGCTCCACCTTGATGGCAACGAATGTAAGCTCTTTGAGAAGTTtgttaattaatgaaaaataattcaattctatTTTGAAAGATCCATAAAAGACAAGCCAACAAGCCTACGccgtttgaagaaaaacggTAACCGACCGAGAGCCCGAAGAAGATATGTGACCAGGGCTCCACATTCACGGCTCAACATCGGTCCGCACAATGGGATCTCAACGTTCCAAGGAGCTGCGCTCATCTTGCTCCGCCTTGATGGCAACGAATGTAAGCTCtttaaaaagtttattaactattgagaaataattcaattctatTTTGAAAGACCcgtaaaagaagaagagattgtgtttcaaaatttgctttcctacaattattattttgtgcTACTGGTCTCCATTTTGTCAGTTTGATCTTCTGCGTTGTACCTAACAATCGCCCCGAGTGTTGCCCTATAATTAAAAGAGAATGATTTTTAAGATAGGCTTGTTCTTTTACGGGTCTTTCGAAatagaattgaattatttctcaataattaataaacttTTCAGAGCTTACATTCGTTACCATGAAGGCGAAGCAAGATAGGCGAAGCTCCTTGGACCGTTAAGATCCCATTGCGCGGACCGAAGAAAGTACGTATTCACGGCTCAACATCGGTCCGCGCAATGGGATCTTAACGGTTCAAGGAACTGTGCCCGCATCTTGGTTCGCCTTGATGACAACGAATGTAAGCtctttgaaaagtttgttaattattgaaaaataattcaattataattccGTGAAAAATCAAGCCTATCTTAAAAATCATTCTCTTTTGATTATAGGGCAACGCTCGGGGCGATTGTTAGGTACAACGCAGAAGATCAAGTTGACCGAAACCCGATTCCAACTAAGCATTAGGTACAACGCAGAAAATCAAACTGACTGAAACCCGATTTCGACTAATAAAGCGTTACCCCGCATCGAACCTACAAAATGGAGACCAGCTGTACAAAATAATGATTGCAAGAaagcaatttttgaaacacaATTTCATGTAATCTTTGTGTTATTCCAATatagaaaatctattttactttttttttgtctttcattTAATTAGCTTTATTCCTTCATAAAGTAAGTATAGGTTAACCTACGCATGTCAagaaagtacaaaaatctttaaaaacttgatcagCCGTAGCTTCTGCATTAATAACCAAGATCGGAgctgataaagaaaaaaaggtttgttttatcAACCAATCCTCATGAACCTCCTGAATAGTTCTGAGGAGCTCTAAAGAAATGttcgattcttcctcacgagaacgggaactgaCTCGGGCTGAAAtagtttctggggaaactcgcaaatagACAATtgaatctactctgagctcagacgagcgaaagcgaatatcgaaatttttcatcaatcaatgAAATTCGAAGTCAACTTCGA
It encodes the following:
- the LOC124302821 gene encoding uncharacterized protein LOC124302821; its protein translation is MEKELCVFGQTIEDSRDRLELDRNRERVEAMNSESIIAEHRYNGDIEKGTFKTAEQLHMGEMNVKCKHCNAERFKYETGRVANNCCHGGKITLPPLTEYPDVLQRLREGNDEVSRHFRQHIRSYNDAFAFASFNCTVADLGNSGPYVMKIIGDVSYKISTSLETANNNRPRYGQIYIYDVQTQLALRENDARRANLLEIIGRLIIDINPYAANFKTTYERFVKGESLVRLNFIALKEDDRGRYNAPTCGEPAALIVSDDGAVSENIEVQVFPKQDRAVGYVPRYSHHVDPMTFPLLFPSGDLGWSYNMKHVGTNKKISPVQYYGHRLALRRGEAQNQFLRSGRLTQHYVIHAYLKIESQRLLFLRNNQKQLRVECYKGITDHISNSEANTSDRTRLGNQMILPSSFSGSMRHMQQQYQDAMAITRKVGRPDLFITMTCNPKWPEICTVLKDFPTGTTVNDIPTIACRIFNMRLQQALKEIESGSVFGKIEGYVYTVEFQKRGLPHAHILFILNNNDKLLTPEAIDSFISAEIPYKRIHQQLYQSVTSHMLHGPHTSKIPCWNSVTKSCSKKFPKDLVENTDISGGGFPKYRGRKNTDINYYRNRVEGRNIQVDNSMVVPHNPYLLAKYDCHMNVEYCASIMAIKYVFKYIHKGHDRARVQITDSNSESDGQPIINEIQDYVDSRYVGPMEAAWRILELPMHGRSHAVTRLPVHLPGQQYATFEEGREVEAATNEKKWRTHLIAWFELNSIDEMARNITYANTPDYYSFQEATKTWKKRKYACKVVSRMTNVSPRDSERFHLKLILGHATNARSFIDLRTVNGKEWNTFREAAVDMGLTATNDEAFKIFDEAVSILMPKRLRHFFVWYLIGEMPSNVIDLWNTYKKALSEDFVDQHENRALCAIEHLLRAEARSCADFYLPIPEIIFENEADEITVENIETFAKKGNELVKQLNNDQKIIYTQIVDNIMDDKSTDRKREKCFYIDGSGGTGKTFLYNALYYMLKSEKKNVACVAWTGIAAILLPYGTTAHKTFGLPLTLQKEGTIFTNATMKKKIQSIDVFIWDECSMIPKIALELIDRTLKDIMEDASPFGGKTIILGGDFRQVLPIVKRGGKQQIIEETIKYSTLWSIFEKLSLKKNMRAKEDAAKFSEWLLNIGNGEVELFVPEKEIQSNNLIDDLYPRNLPLDELTNRAILAPLNVEVNQLNTEILRRMDGNIFESKNIDYATLQGIDTADAALDEEAILRYPMEYLNGLTPSSLPPHNLQLKVGAIVMSLRNLSISDGLCNGTRLVVREIHSRILIGELLIGERKGQIVEIPRMKLDTRGDTDMPFILHRRQFPVRLAFAITINKSQGQSFDHVGIFIDRPIFGHGQLYVALSRCRSKKGIKIQLKKNENAIKNIVYKEIIE